One genomic region from Rosa rugosa chromosome 1, drRosRugo1.1, whole genome shotgun sequence encodes:
- the LOC133726470 gene encoding uncharacterized protein LOC133726470, translating to MAGSDPRKHLMNLIHDFASEKSQGERRVVGLRKRIEELTSELEVRNAELEEAKRTKESIEQEVRGYEVELAMNEATIQTLESRISLTQEEVSTVGSDLEALKNKEASARDEFISQMFELNSKIRKFQESIAGKIHEENYMETEAGDEGQELVREEVSEVSLRALEEMLACVVSETAKVEEEYKSEQNIQKQVQQEFVDCERKVFLMEETLNITKELQDLTRQTSELEQTYATLCENLQMRCACPSCHLDNVEALGGLTQSNEAY from the exons ATGGCGGGAAGCGACCCCCGGAAGCACCTCATGAACTTGATTCACGACTTCGCCTCCGAGAAGTCTCAGGGAG AGCGAAGAGTGGTCGGCCTGAGGAAGCGAATCGAGGAGCTGACGTCTGAGCTTGAGGTCAGAAATGCGGAGCTCGAAGAAGCCAAGCGGACCAAGGAGTCCATTGAGCAAGAGGTTCGAGGCTACGAAGTTGAATTGGCTATGAATGAAGCTACGATTCAAACGCTTGAG TCAAGGATTTCGCTGACGCAAGAGGAGGTTTCCACAGTTGGATCTGATTTGGAAGCTCTTAAG AACAAAGAAGCTTCTGCACG AGATGAGTTCATAAGCCAAATGTTTGAGCTAAACTCTAAGATAAG GAAGTTCCAAGAGTCAATTGCTGGGAAAATTCATGAGGAGAATTATATGGAAACTGAAGCTGGTGATG AAGGTCAGGAACTAGTAAGGGAGGAGGTTTCTGAGGTATCTTTAAGAGCACTTGAGGAAATGCTTGCCTGTGTTGTATCTGAGACAGCTAAAGTAGAAGAAGAATACAAATCAGAACAGAATATTCAAAAGCAA GTCCAGCAGGAGTTCGTTGATTGTGAAAGGAAGGTATTCCTGATGGAGGAGACATTGAACATAACAAAGGAATTGCAAGATTTGACAAG GCAGACTTCTGAATTGGAACAGACTTATGCTACCCTTTGTGAGAACTTGCAGATGAG